The sequence below is a genomic window from Setaria italica strain Yugu1 chromosome IV, Setaria_italica_v2.0, whole genome shotgun sequence.
CTgctgccaccgctgccgcctcgcctctcctcctctctcccaccgGAAGCGCGGCCCCGGCTGCCTCAACACCTCTCGCCGTCTCCCTCCGGGAGGAGCGGAGCGAAtcgccgaggcggcggaggagggagagggggaagcCGCAGTCGGACTCGGACCGACGACCatgccgctgccgctggccaAGGCGAGGAGGGGGTTCTCGCCCCAGCCGCCGGCCCgcccatcctcttcttcctcctcctcgtcgtgcaggctgcagctggAGCAGGATGTGAGTCCCCTTCGTCGTACCCCCGCCCCACTCTATCTGCAGTCTGCGGGCGCCCGCCGGGCATTCGTTCTCGCTCGCGCCTGACCTGTGAACCCCGCGCGCAGGTGAAGGAGCTGCAGAGGGCGCTGCGGGAGGAGACGGCGCTGCACGCCGTCCTCGAGGGCGCGCTCGAGCGCGCCGCCGTCACCCTCGCCGACATGGCATACCTCCCCACCAACGTACGCTGCGCGGCGCGGCTGTTGATTTCCCGATTCCCCACCGTGGTGAATGGGCGCTGCTGGGTTCGCCGCTCACGCTAGATGTCTCCTCTCTCTATCTTTGCAGGCGCAGGAGCTGCTCTCCAACATCTGCATCCTGGAGACCGCCGTCACGaagctggaggaggagatggtgtCCCTGCATTTCCAGCTCATCCAGGAGAGGAACGAGAGGAGGCTCGTCGAGTACCGACTCAAGCAGATGCCGCCGTCAGCTTGCTCCTGCTACTCTGGGAAACTCGGACCGGATGTACGAATTTCTTTCCTCATTTGTAATTCTTGCTTAATTACAAGATTCTTTTAGGATTACAGATATAGTAGAATAACATACGTGCAATATGGTTCTAGAATAGTCACGCCAAATAGCTTCACCTCCCATTCTCATCTCAATGCATCATTTCCTGACTAAACTAAGGAACTCTGCAATTCAGATAGACTTCTGTGATTGTCTTCTTGGTCTAGCGCATATAACTGTGTAAATTCATTTTGCTACCAGGATACCACGGGCGAAAAATGTAGTCAAGGGGAGAAGGTTTATGCTCGTGCTGTCTTGCACGAGCAAGTTATGAAATTACAGAGGCAGATCTCTGTTAAAAGCTTAGTGAATCCTAATCAGCTTTCGGAGGACATCGTCCGCTGCATGAGGAACATCTTTATTTCCCTATCAGATTCCTGCAGAGACTCCTCAAGGAATTCCTCCATGGAGAATCAGTGGTCTATTCCATCTCCCAGCGGGAATTATTCAATTTCTGCGTTCTGGTCTCTATCGGAACCGTCTTCCATATCTTCTTGGGTACAGAGCCCTCAAGTTGATTTGAACTACAACAATAATTTATTAGCTTCGGAGACCGTTTTTGACCCCTACAAAGCTCGTGAGAAGCTTAGCTGGGCTGACATAGGTAGCTACAGTGCAGCGGCTGAAGTTTCATGGATGTCAGTTGGGAAAAAACAACTTGAATATGCTGCCGAGTCACTATGCAAATTCAGGTAAAGtgtcaaataatttttttttgtaatacCCGCACTTTACTATTTTGTTATTAATTGAAACAATGACAACTGGTGTACCTAATCATGATATAATTTGCTGTCTTTAGCTCAGCGGTTCAGTACATTGTCTCTTTAGTACTTCATTGCCTTTTATTTCAATGCCATTAAAGATGAGCACCTGTTTTTTCATTCAGGGATCATGGTATTTGGGTTAATCCAACAGTACTAATGATTGCCTATTAGAGTGCAGGTTATTCATTGAGCAGCTGGCAGAAATAAACCCTGTTCACCTCAATGAGGATGCAAGGTTGGCATTTTGGATCAACCTATACAACGCGTTGATGATGCACGTAAGTGATCATGCATACTCTAATTCTAATGGTAGTTGAATGTGGTAGAATacgcattttttttccttaacgGGTGGGAGAACATTTCGTTCTAAACATTAGTGACATTTTTTTCATCTATTCACAGGCTTATCTTGCTTATGGTGTTCCACGGAGTGACATGAAACTTTTTTCATTGATGCAAAAGGTTtgctaaaaaaattaattattgtACATTAGCTTTGTTCGTATGTTAGTTGGTAATTCAAGTAAATAGCATGCCAGCAATTCAAAATTTCCATATTTCTAACACTTATTGTCTAATATACTTTCCTTTCTGGAGAATCATATCGCTGTACTTGTTTTCCCTTTAGGCCGCATATACAATTGGGGGGCACTCATTCAGTGCTGCATTTATTGAATATGTGATTCTGAAGATGAAACCACCAAGTCATAGGCCACAGATGGTATGTCATTTACTCAAACCTTGCTGGGCATTTAGCTGGCAGAGCTGCCTATTTTAATTACCTTCTGTTATTCAACACAACCTGTTAATAGTTAATTTCTGTCTTTTGTTCAAGGCCCTGCTTCTTGCCCTTCAGAAGATGAAGGTACCTGAGGAGCAGAAAAAATTCTGCATTGAGGCACCTGAGCCACTTTTGACGTTTGCTCTCAGCTGTGGAATGTATTCTTCTCCTGCAGTAAGCCTCAGATCATTCCTTAGTTGGCTTCCTTCATCTGTCACAGAGCACCTTTTTTTTAATTACCAAGTAGTAGTTACTAAGATGGAAAGGCCTTCATGATTATTTCTAGTGCAAAGATTTTATGGTTGACTTAGGACTAATTATCGCTGTAGGTGAAGATATACACAGCAAACAATGTGAGGGAAGAACTTCAAGATGCACAGCGTGATTTCATTAGGGCATCAGTAGGAGTGAGTCGTAAAGGGAAGCTTCTGGTCCCTAAGATGCTGCACTGTTTTGCCCGTGGTTTTGTTGACGACAACAGCTTCCCTATTTGGATATCGCATATCTTACCTCAGCAGCAAGCTACATTTGTTGATCACTGCGTGTCTCAAAGGCGGCAAAGTCTCCTGGGCAACCGTACTTTCGGCATCATTCCATTTGATTCTCGGTTTCGCTACCTGTTCCTACCAGATACGGGATTGATAAATTAACTTCCATCAATATTCAGATTCTTCCTTTCCCAGATAACCTAATTGGTAAACTATACTGCTGGTTAGTGTTTTTTTCCCTATCATGGATTCAGGTGCAACGTAAAGCTTAtttggttgttttttttttctgatgtaTTTGCATGTTTTCTAACAGCCAACAGGCAACAGCGGAACATAAACTACCCAAATCTTCTGTTCCAAGCCCTGGCAGAGAGTTGAAACAAGAGGATTATCTTGAGAAGCAAGCTCATACTAAGGGATTATGGTAGTCTCAACTTTGAGAACGCACAGCAACTGGATTGAGTTTTGTAACTTTGGAAGTAAGATGTATATTATTGGAATGTATTAATAGTTTCATCCGCCTCAAGCCCTCAACATCCTGTCGAGTTTCCTGAAAGATCTGTACATATCTCCTACTTCCAAATAAAAATTGGGTTCATCATGGTTTTTGTTTACTCATTATATCTGTTTATCATGGATCTGACAGCATGTACGTCCACACGCATTGGGCACAAAGACCCTGTTCTCATGTATGAGCTTGAATGTAAaattagacaaaaaaaaaaccagcTGCAACTTGGTTACCTTACTTTGATGCCTCTAAAACGCAGCATTTAGAGGCCTGGCATAAGTACTCGATCCCTAATTCCCTCCATCCAGCCTGCAGCCATGACatatacttcctccgtctcaaattataggttgttttgattttttttaattcatagactttgttatgcatttagatatattctatatctaggtgtatagtAATATAGcaaagccaaaacgacttataatttggaacggagagagtatcgTAGTAGCTTCTTCGTACTAATCTAATATTACTAATTTAATGTTGCCCACTTGCCCTATCCATCCTGCCCATCCTTGATACGATTACAGATATCCGAGCACTCTACCAGGCTAACGAAACGCCAAACTGATCAGAGTACATCTCATTTTGGTCAGAAAGTATATTTGAAAGAACAGGGAGCTGCAGTTACCAGTACTGTAACGCGTCCTTGAACACCACGAGTGGCCACCGCGAAAGAAACGACAATCGAGGGACCGAGAGATCCCACGCAGTGGCTATAGTCACTGCAACTTATTAGAATGATCAAGAAAACAGCTGAATGAATCATCAGGAACTGCCCGCAAaattttttagaagaaaaagaaatagtcCCGACTTTAGGAAAAACCGAACGAGTGCATGGTTCCAAAAAAATGGAAACCGGTCTGACCTGCAACTAAAGTCTAAAACACTACTACAAACAACTGGGAAAAACAAAACAGTTCATTTACATATATTGACTTTTTTTTccgagaatacgcaggagagctgcgtatctttgtattaaaagAAAGCGTTTACATATATTGACACCTCTGCCGGTTCATCAGCAATAGCATCTCCAGCAGAACCGTTGTTTGTCTCTGCATCAGTAGGACCTTGAGCTTCGACAGCAGCTTTAGTTGCAGTAGAATCATCGTCTGAATCAACAGTTCCCTCTTccaggtaatttttttttgaacgtcCTGTCGTAAATCTTGTTGCAACTTACCTTATTTAGCTTTGAGAAAATAAATTGTATGCTGTGCTTTAAGTTTACATTCACATATCCGTAGTGCAGTCAGCATGCATTTTAGCCCTCTATTTACATAATGCGATTTTTGTCgcatatgcaaaaaaaaaatgttgtgcCAAATGAAGAGCATACAAGCAAATAACTTGTAACCACTCATTGAGGCTTTCATCTAATCCATTTCCCACACTTACGTTGATTACTTTGTCGTCTACATAGTAGAGTCCAAAGAATCAGGCGTCAAATTGGAACCATTCATGGCCACAAAACGGAGTTATCGTAACGTCACCACTGTCTGGCTACTTGGGTAGGTTCTATCTGGTTACTTGATGATGCCTGTTATTTTCAGAAAGATTGAGACAAAGGATGGTAGGCCATCATTGGAAGAGAATATCCAGAACCACTGGAACGTGTCAGTCCTAAACCTGACAGCCAACGTGAAGAAGATTTGCTGTCAGAAGAGATGGACGAGGAGCTCTTCTCCGCCTGCCTTGCCAAGCACAAGGAAGACGGAGAGAGGCAGGCGTCGCTGTCAGAGATTGTCAATGTGCTGAACAGAACAGCACCTTGTTAGTTTAGTTTTTAGGGTAGAAGTATGCATGCTGTAAGCTGTAACTATTTGTGTAGGGATCTCTCCATCTCTCTGGTATGATAAAGGTGCCTGTTTTCATGCATCCGTGCTTGTTTTATGAGCAGCGTTATTCAGCTTCGTTCCGCTCTCCTCTTGCTGCTTCCCGTCTAGCAAGTGATATCAAATACGGATACGAATTAGTCAAGTTTCGAGTTTTATGGAGTTTACCATATTGTAGTCAAAATAAATAAAGGTAGTGTTGAATGTTGCCCCCAAAATTTTTGTAAAAGTAGGCATTTACAGTTACAGTTAGCTCATGAAACGAGCAGAGGAGAAAgttattttacaaaaaaaaaaaaaggggaagaacGGTCTGACAAACTttgaggaaaaggaaaaggggaagaAATGGTCCAGGTTTCCAGCAAACTTGAtcgagaagaaggaaaaagaccGGCAGGAAAAGTGTCAAAATGCGTGCTACTATCAGTTTTGAAAGTGCAGGGATGTCTTTTGAAACTGCACCTGTCATGTTGGTTTTTGTCGTCCACTTGTGTCTTTCATCTTTTGCATGCTACTCTGTACGTACATGGCTTGCCTTCTGAGTGCGTGCCGCTTGCGTTGACTGCCGGCGAAGGCGGCCAGCACCGGGAAAAACCCTGTGCAGTCATGAGGCTCTGTCCTCCTGCAACTGAAGCACCGGTTTGCATTGGTGTAGTTCTTCTGGATATTACTTTGGGCAGGGCGATAGAAGAAAATAATAATATTCCGAGTAGGACACTAGGACTGCATGGTCGATGAGCTGTTTTTTTACTCTCTGTTAAGGTATTTTCACAATATTTCTTTTACATAACTCTTCTTGGTGAGAAACTTTGATTTCAGGTCAGCAACCTGATCATCACAACAGTGATCACAACTGTAACATACTCAAGCCTTTCTGAGTGAGATTATAAATGAGCAAAACTTccttaaaacaaaaaaataaattaaaatgtCTACTTGGTATATCATGTTGTACATAGTTTTGTGTATTACTCATGCTCTTATGCATTTCACCATAAATCTTTTGAAACCTGTAGCAACACACGTGCACGGAGCTAGTCACATTAAGATTTATAAAACTTCCTTTATTGGTGTTGGGCAAGGCAAGCCTTCTAATAATGGTGAAAGCTTTTGCGTTCATAACTCCACTTGGCCGGATGAATTTGAAGAGCTTACGTGATGGAATTCGAATGTAGAAGAACATGCGCAGAATATTTAACAAACTGAATCGGGTACGACcggaagataaaaaaaattggtttcCTTGCATTCCAAATCGTATGTCGTTTTTCTATATATGGacaggtgcatagcaaaatctatgtatctagaaaagcaaaaacaatctacaatttaggacggagggagtagataacAAATTTTGATATGCACGTAATTTACAGGTTCACCGTATATTTGAACCACGAGAAAAAGATGCCTATAGTGCTAGCTTGACATAAGCAGTCTCATAAAGATCATTGATCTCAAGCTGCACCATGGAGTCAGAAAAATCCATTTTCACTTTTTCAGCATGTACACCAGGAATTCAGAACCTCAGTTGCCCCATATAGGGTTCCTCGCTTCATCTATGTCAATGACCAGCAGGTGCTCTGGTTTTGAACCATTTGGTCCCTCTTTGTATAGTGTGGGCAAATACGCATGGTATGCCGGTAGGTAGCGTGATACAAAATCCATAACCTGCAATAATCGCCAGTGATTATATTTTTTGTGGAGAACACGTCAGGGTAATGAAAGAAATCAGGAGGGGACACTCTCCTCCGTTgccatcaaaaaagaaagaaagaaagaaagaaagaaaacacgTCAGGAATTTAATTGCTGGATACATGCGAGTCTAGATGAGATGGGCTTTAATTTCAAATGAATGACATAAGAATGATTTGATGAAGAAACTACATCACTCAaccagtcagtcagtcagtttTACTTCCCCTACCATCCGTGAATAGCTGTGTCAGAGAACGTACCTCCTCATCGGACATTCCAGGTTTTCCATCTGCTCTCATGGCTACCTCTGCCTGCACAAATCCAAGTACGGACTTCAGAAATTGCAATCCATAGTTTGTCATGAATTCTGCAAGACTGCTTGTCAGATAAATCAAGTAATGACCTGCAGCCGCCACTG
It includes:
- the LOC101752994 gene encoding uncharacterized protein LOC101752994 produces the protein MPLPLAKARRGFSPQPPARPSSSSSSSSCRLQLEQDVKELQRALREETALHAVLEGALERAAVTLADMAYLPTNAQELLSNICILETAVTKLEEEMVSLHFQLIQERNERRLVEYRLKQMPPSACSCYSGKLGPDDTTGEKCSQGEKVYARAVLHEQVMKLQRQISVKSLVNPNQLSEDIVRCMRNIFISLSDSCRDSSRNSSMENQWSIPSPSGNYSISAFWSLSEPSSISSWVQSPQVDLNYNNNLLASETVFDPYKAREKLSWADIGSYSAAAEVSWMSVGKKQLEYAAESLCKFRLFIEQLAEINPVHLNEDARLAFWINLYNALMMHAYLAYGVPRSDMKLFSLMQKAAYTIGGHSFSAAFIEYVILKMKPPSHRPQMALLLALQKMKVPEEQKKFCIEAPEPLLTFALSCGMYSSPAVKIYTANNVREELQDAQRDFIRASVGVSRKGKLLVPKMLHCFARGFVDDNSFPIWISHILPQQQATFVDHCVSQRRQSLLGNRTFGIIPFDSRFRYLFLPDTGLIN